A window of the Cucurbita pepo subsp. pepo cultivar mu-cu-16 chromosome LG01, ASM280686v2, whole genome shotgun sequence genome harbors these coding sequences:
- the LOC111803606 gene encoding ATPase family AAA domain-containing protein FIGL1: MAGKEEFQSKQSSTRSSSLSKEQIGESQQEEACWRKQVDQNLKRLQSLLFGVDLALEKGDYSAAQLLGLRLLGFLDSQTRTDVDQAFIQPIRREVVEKINVARRSLMPESDRQVFEQAKKAPGCVFSMSKEMDFSKIKQSKYFQALQGSNRTVVNELDSLERADKLSTKAPKITAEAKGTSVYRKDQSRTSPSLYRSSLNASNALDDCIIVEKNPSLYDHTKDQGTSLMKLEEEGRTYGSMVATRRARMEISSPKVDNANSPLSTEEANADSSGNAFVTARTKLEMDARQRRGLAGSPNTSVSPQSDNNVSHKGYGMRSYGSSRRGVRGNFVPPIRSNGGNAGNMINSRVGGKGEDALDDSTKRCLDMLCGPDGELPEKLRNLEPRLIEHISNEIMDRDPNVRWDDIAGLEHAKKCVTEMVIWPLLRPDIFKGCRSPGRGLLLFGPPGTGKTMIGKAIAGEAKATFFYISASSLTSKWIGEGEKLVRALFGVASCRQPAVIFVDEIDSLLSQRKSEGEHESSRRLKTQFLIEMEGFDNGSEQILLIGATNRPQELDEAARRRLTKRLYIPLPSSEARAWIVRNLLEKDGLFKLSKEEIDTICTLSEGYSGSDMKNLVKDASMGPLREALKQGTDITLLKKEDMRPVTLKDFENAMQEVRPSVSLSELGTYDEWNKQFGSLSL; the protein is encoded by the exons ATGGCGGGAAAAGAGGAATTTCAGTCCAAGCAGAGCTCAACGCGCTCGTCTTCTCTATCCAAAGAACAAATCGGTGAATCCCAGCAGGAGGAGGCATGCTGGAGAAAACAAGTGGACCAGAATCTGAAGAGGCTTCAATCGCTCCTCTTCGGCGTCGATTTGGCCCTCGAAAAAGGCGATTACTCTGCGGCTCAACTTCTTGGTCTCCGTCTTCTTGGATTTCTCGACTCTCAGACTCGTACCGATGTTGATCAAGCTTTTATCCAGCCCATTAGGCGCGAAGTCGTTGAGAAAATTAATGTTGCTCGCCGATCCCTCATGCCGGAATCCGATCG ACAAGTATTTGAACAAGCAAAGAAAGCTCCGGGATGCGTTTTTAGCATGAGCAAAGAAATGGATTTCAGCAAGATTAAGCAGTCGAAGTACTTTCAGGCCCTTCAGGGATCAAATAGAACAGTTGTAAATGAATTG GATTCGCTGGAGAGGGCGGATAAGTTGAGTACCAAGGCACCAAAAATCACTGCAGAAGCAAAGGGTACATCCGTGTATAGAAAAGATCAAAGCAGAACAAGTCCTAGTCTGTACAGGAGTTCTTTGAATGCAAGTAATGCCCTTGATGACTGTATTATTGTAGAAAAGAATCCTTCACTATATGATCATACAAAAGACCAAGGTACATCTTTAATGAAACTTGAAGAGGAAGGGCGGACTTATGGAAGTATGGTTGCTACAAGACGTGCTCGGATGGAAATAAGTAGTCCTAAGGTAGACAATGCCAACTCACCATTGAGTACCGAAGAAGCTAATGCTGATTCTTCTGGCAATGCATTTGTCACTGCAAGAACAAAACTG GAAATGGATGCAAGGCAAAGACGAGGACTTGCAGGATCACCAAATACTTCTGTCTCCCCTCAGAGTGATAATAATGTTTCCCATAAAGGATATGGAATGCGATCCTATGGCTCTTCACGCCGTGGAGTGCGTGGGAATTTTGTCCCTCCTATTAGGTCTAATGGGGGGAATGCCGGGAACATGATAAATTCACGTGTTGGTGGAAAAGGTGAAGATGCTCTGGATGACTCAACAAAGAGATG TTTGGATATGTTGTGCGGACCTGATGGTGAACTTCCTGAAAAATTAAGGAATTTGGAGCCTCGACTTATAGAACATATTAGCAATGAGATTATGGACAGGGATCCTAATGTTCGGTGGGACGACATAG CTGGTCTAGAACATGCAAAAAAGTGTGTAACTGAAATGGTAATATGGCCTTTATTACGTCCCGACATTTTCAAAGGTTGTCGTTCTCCTGGAAGAGGTCTCCTTCTTTTTGGTCCACCG GGAACAGGCAAAACAATGATCGGAAAAGCAATTGCTGGAGAGGCAAAAGCaactttcttttatatatctGCCAGCTCATTAACAAGCAAGTGG ATTGGCGAGGGTGAAAAGCTAGTGAGGGCCCTCTTTGGTGTTGCCAGTTGTCGTCAGCCGGCTGTCATCTTTGTTGATGAAATTGATTCGCTTCTGTCTCAG CGAAAATCTGAAGGTGAACATGAATCAAGTAGACGACTCAAAACACAGTTCCTTATTGAAATGGAGGGCTTTGATAATGGCAGCGAGCAAATTCTTCTTATAG GAGCGACTAATCGACCACAAGAACTTGATGAAGCTGCAAGGAGACGACTGACCAAAAGACTTTACATTCCCCTCCCTTCTTCAG AAGCAAGAGCATGGATTGTGCGTAATCTCCTGGAGAAGGATGGGTTGTTCAAGCTTTCTAAAGAGGAAATTGATACGATATGTACTTTATCTGAAG GATATTCGGGTTCAGACATGAAAAACCTTGTGAAAGACGCTTCAATGGGCCCTTTAAGGGAGGCTCTGAAACAAGGCACAGATATTACATTGCTTAAAAAGGAAGATATGCGGCCTGTAACCCTTAAG GACTTTGAGAACGCAATGCAAGAGGTCAGGCCTTCTGTTTCTTTAAGCGAACTTGGTACATATGATGAATGGAACAAGCAATTTGGGAGCTTATCACTATGA
- the LOC111803619 gene encoding sulfite oxidase-like codes for MPGLIAPSDYSQEPPRHPCLRINAKEPFNAEPPRSVLISSYVTPVDFFYKRNHGPIPLVDNIERYSVSLNGLIENPKELFMKDIRMLPKYNVTVTLQCAGNRRTAMSKTRTVKGVGWDVSALGNAVWGGAKLADVLELVGIPKFSYSTQKGGKHVEFVSIDRCKEENGGPYKASIPLGQASNPEADVLLAYEMNGEPLNRDHGYPLRVVVPGVIGARSVKWLDSISIIAEECQGFFMQKDYKMFPPSINWDNIDWSTRRPQMDFPVQCVICSLEDVDHIKPGKVTVSGYAVSGGGRGIERVDVSVDGGKTFVEATRYQKIGAPYVADSPSSHKWAWVFFEVTVDVRQNTEILAKAVDSAANVQPEKVEDVWNLRGILNTSWHRVQVRVGRSNI; via the exons ATGCCTGGATTAATTGCTCCTTCAGATTACTCTCAAGAACCACCTCGTCACCCATGTCTCCGAATCAACGCCAAG GAGCCCTTCAATGCAGAGCCACCGCGTTCAGTCCTGATTTCGTCTTATGTGACCCCTGTAGATTTCTTTTACAAGAGAAATCATGGTCCTATTCCATTAGTGGATAATATCGAaag ATATTCTGTCTCTTTAAATGGCCTAATAGAAAACCCAAAGGAACTGTTTATGAAAGATATCAG GATGCTTCCGAAGTATAATGTCACTGTCACTTTACAG TGTGCTGGTAATCGAAGGACAGCCATGAGCAAAACCAGAACAGTGAAGGGAGTTGGCTGGGATGTTTCTGCTCTAGGAAATG CTGTCTGGGGTGGTGCCAAATTGGCCGATGTTCTTGAACTTGTTGGTATACCTAAGTTCAGCTACAGTACACAAAAAGGTGGAAAACATGTTGAGTTTGTGAGCATTGATAGGTGCAAG gaagaaaatggaggtCCATACAAGGCATCAATTCCACTAGGCCAAGCTTCAAATCCTGAAGCAGATGTTTTGCTTGCTTACGAAATGAATGGAGAA CCTCTTAACAGGGATCATGGGTATCCATTGCGTGTGGTTGTCCCTGGTGTTATTGGTGCTCGCTCTGTTAAATGGCTTGATTCTATAAGCATAATTGCAGAGGAATGCCAG GGTTTCTTTATGCAAAAAGACTACAAAATGTTTCCTCCTTCCATAAATTGGGATAACATTGATTGGTCGACGAGGAGGCCTCAAATGGATTTTCCTGTTCAG TGTGTCATATGTTCCTTGGAGGATGTGGATCATATAAAGCCCGGAAAG GTCACAGTTAGTGGCTATGCAGTGTCCGGAGGTGGACGTGGAATAGAGAGAGTAGATGTATCCGTTGATGGGGGCAAAACTTTTGTTGAAGCCACCAGATATCAGAAGATTGGTGCCCCTTATGTCGCTGATAGTCCGAGCAGCCACAAATGGGCATGGGTGTTCTTCGAGGTCACGGTTGATGTTCGGCAAAACACCGAAATTCTTGCGAAAGCT GTTGATTCAGCAGCTAACGTGCAACCGGAAAAAGTGGAAGACGTATGGAACTTAAGAGGTATACTGAACACGTCTTGGCATCGAGTTCAAGTTCGAGTTGGTCGTTCGAATATATAG
- the LOC111811116 gene encoding glyceraldehyde-3-phosphate dehydrogenase 2, cytosolic-like: protein MGKVKIGINGFGRIGRLVARVALQSDDIELVAVNDPFITTDYMTYMFKYDSVHGQWKHHDIKVKDSNTLLFGEKAVTVFGTRNPEEIPWGKVEAEYVVESTGVFTDKDKAAAHLKGGAKKVIISAPSKDAPMFVVGVNEKEYKPELDIVSNASCTTNCLAPLAKVINDRFGIVEGLMTTVHSITATQKTVDGPSMKDWRGGRAASFNIIPSSTGAAKAVGKVLPALNGKLTGMAFRVPTVDVSVVDLTVRLEKKATYDEIKAAIKEESEGKLKGILGYTEDDVVSTDFVGDSRSSIFDAKAGIALNDNFVKLVTWYDNEWGYSSRVVDLIRHISTQK, encoded by the exons GAATCAATG GATTTGGAAGAATCGGTCGTCTTGTTGCTAGAGTTGCCTTGCAGAGTGATGATATCGAACTCGTTGCTGTTAATGATCCGTTCATTACCACTGATTACATG ACCTACATGTTCAAGTATGATAGTGTACACGGCCAGTGGAAGCACCATGATATCAAGGTTAAGGACAGCAATACTCTTCTCTTTGGGGAGAAAGCGGTCACCGTTTTCGGTACTAG GAACCCGGAGGAGATCCCATGGGGGAAGGTTGAGGCTGAATATGTTGTTGAATCCACTGGAGTTTTCACTGACAAGGACAAGGCTGCTGCTCATTTGAAG GGTGGTGCAAAGAAGGTTATTATCTCCGCACCAAGCAAGGACGCCCCGATGTTTGTTGTTGGTGTTAATGAGAAGGAGTACAAGCCAGAGCTCGACATTGTGTCCAATGCCAGCTGTACTACCAACTGTCTTGCTCCATTGGCGAAG GTGATCAATGATAGATTCGGTATTGTTGAGGGTCTCATGACGACTGTCCATTCCATCACTG CAACCCAGAAGACTGTTGATGGACCATCAATGAAGGACTGGAGAGGTGGAAGAGCCGCTTCCTTCAACATCATTCCCAGCAGCACTGGTGCAGctaag GCCGTTGGTAAAGTGCTGCCCGCTCTAAATGGAAAGTTGACAGGAATGGCTTTCCGTGTTCCCACTGTTGATGTCTCAGTTGTCGACCTTACTGTTAGGCTTGAGAAGAAGGCCACCTATGACGAGATCAAGGCTGCCATCAA GGAAGAATCCGAGGGCAAGCTGAAGGGAATTCTTGGGTACACAGAAGATGATGTTGTTTCAACAGACTTTGTTGGTGACAGCAG GTCAAGCATTTTTGATGCCAAGGCTGGCATTGCTTTGAACGACAACTTTGTGAAACTCGTCACTTGGTATGATAACGAATGGGGATACAG TTCACGTGTTGTTGACCTGATCCGTCACATTAGCACTCAGAAGTAA
- the LOC111807627 gene encoding lysine histidine transporter 1 (The sequence of the model RefSeq protein was modified relative to this genomic sequence to represent the inferred CDS: added 63 bases not found in genome assembly) yields the protein MGTQEAPEFQPPSQDSKHASLMDEKVKKEKAIEDWLPITSSRNAKWWYSAFHNVTAMVGAGVLSLPSAMASLGWGPGVTVLVISWVVTLYTLWQMVEMHEMVPGRRFDRYHELGQHAFGQKLGLYIVVPQQLVVEVGVNIVYMVTGGQSLKKFYDTVCPSCTKIKQTYFIIIFASAHFVLSHLPNFNSISAVSLAAAVMSLSYSTIAWAASVHKGVQDDVQYGYKAHSTSGTVFNFFTALGDVAFAYAGHNVVLEIQATIPSTPDKPSKGPMWKGVVVAYIVVALCYFPVALIGYWMFGNAVKDNILLSLERPAWLIATANMFVVIHVIGSYQIYAMPVFDMIETVLVKKLNFKPSFLLRFVSRNIYVGLTMFIAITFPFFGGLLGFFGGFVFAPTTYFLPCIMWLAIYKPRKYSLSWWANWVSIILGVLLMIVAPIGGLRTIILQAKDYKFYS from the exons ATGGACGAGAAagtgaagaaagagaaggccATAGAGGACTGGCTTCCAATCACATCGTCGAGGAACGCCAAATGGTGGTACTCCGCCTTCCACAACGTGACCGCCATGGTCGGTGCCGGCGTCCTCAGCCTCCCCTCCGCCATGGCTTCACTTGGGTGGGGCCCCGGCGTGACGGTGCTGGTCATCTCATGGGTGGTGACTCTGTACACGCTGTGGCAAATGGTGGAAATGCACGAGATGGTTCCAGGGAGGCGGTTCGACAGGTACCACGAGCTGGGGCAGCACGCGTTCGGCCAGAAGCTGGGGCTTTACATTGTGGTGCCGCAGCAGCTTGTGGTGGAGGTGGGCGTCAACATCGTTTATATGGTCACTGGTGGCCAATCCTTGAAGAAATTCTACGACACGGTCTGCCCTTCTTGCACCAAAATCAAACAGACTTATTTCATTATCATCTTTGCTTCTGCCCACTTTGTCCTCTCTCACCTTCCCAATTTCAACTCCATTTCTGCCGTCTCTCTCGCCGCTGCCGTCATGTCCTTGAG TTACTCGACCATAGCATGGGCGGCGTCAGTGCACAAGGGGGTGCAAGACGACGTGCAATACGGCTACAAAGCCCACTCAACCTCGGGCACAGTGTTCAACTTCTTCACAGCGCTGGGGGACGTAGCCTTCGCGTACGCAGGCCACAACGTGGTGCTTGAGATACAAGCCACAATCCCTTCCACTCCTGACAAGCCCTCCAAAGGCCCCATGTGGAAAGGCGTGGTTGTGGCCTACATTGTGGTCGCCCTCTGCTACTTCCCCGTCGCCCTCATCGGCTATTGGATGTTCGGCAACGCTGTCAAAGACAACATTCTTCTTTCCCTCGAGAGGCCCGCTTGGCTGATTGCCACCGCCAACATGTTCGTGGTGATCCATGTCATTGGGAGTTACCAGATTTACGCGATGCCCGTGTTTGACATGATCGAGACCGTGTTAGTCAAGAAACTAAACTTCAAGCCCTCTTTCCTTCTTCGCTTCGTCTCCCGCAATATATACGTTG GATTGACGATGTTCATAGCCATTACCTTCCCCTTCTTTGGTGGGCTGCTAGGCTTCTTTGGTGGCTTTGTTTTTGCCCCGACCACATACTTC CTGCCTTGCATCATGTGGCTCGCCATTTACAAGCCAAGGAAATATAGCCTCTCTTGGTGGGCTAACTGG gTGTCCATAATTCTTGGAGTGCTTTTGATGATCGTAGCACCCATTGGTGGATTGAGAACAATTATATTGCAAGCCAAGGATTACAAGTTTTACTCTTAA
- the LOC111792894 gene encoding prohibitin-3, mitochondrial-like, whose translation MGSSQAAVSFLTNIARAAFGLGAAASALSASLYTVDGGERAVLFDRFRGVIDDTVGEGTHFLIPWLQKPFVFDIRTRPHTFSSISGTKDLQMVNLTLRVLSRPEISRLPDIFKTLGLEYDEKVLPSIGNEVLKAVVAQFNADQLLTERPHVSALVRESLIRRAKDFNIVLDDVAITHLSYSPEFSKAVEQKQVAQQEAERSKFVVAKAEQERRAAIIRAEGESESAKLISDATSAAGMGLIELRRIEASREIASTLAKSPNVAYLPGGQNMMLALNPSR comes from the coding sequence ATGGGTAGCAGCCAAGCCGCCGTGTCTTTTCTCACCAATATTGCTCGTGCTGCTTTCGGTCTCGGCGCTGCTGCATCGGCTCTCAGTGCCTCGCTTTACACCGTCGACGGTGGTGAAAGGGCAGTCCTCTTTGATCGCTTCCGGGGTGTAATCGACGACACTGTCGGTGAAGGAACACACTTCTTGATTCCATGGCTGCAAAAGCCCTTTGTATTTGATATTCGTACCAGACCTCACACTTTCTCGTCTATTTCCGGTACCAAAGATCTTCAGATGGTAAATCTGACCCTACGTGTTCTCTCTCGCCCTGAGATTTCTCGCCTTCCCGATATTTTCAAAACCCTAGGTCTAGAGTACGACGAGAAGGTCCTCCCTTCTATTGGAAATGAGGTTCTGAAGGCCGTCGTCGCTCAATTCAACGCCGATCAGCTTTTGACGGAGCGGCCTCACGTTTCTGCTCTTGTGCGCGAGAGCTTGATTCGACGGGCTAAGGACTTCAACATTGTGCTGGATGACGTTGCCATCACTCATCTGTCCTATAGCCCAGAGTTCTCTAAGGCAGTGGAGCAAAAGCAGGTAGCGCAGCAAGAGGCTGAGCGGTCAAAATTTGTTGTAGCGAAAGCCGAACAGGAAAGAAGGGCCGCGATTATCAGGGCTGAGGGTGAGAGCGAGTCAGCTAAGTTGATTTCTGATGCTACGTCGGCCGCTGGTATGGGTTTGATTGAGCTCAGGAGAATTGAAGCATCAAGGGAGATCGCATCCACCCTCGCCAAGTCGCCAAATGTGGCATACCTGCCCGGTGGTCAGAACATGATGTTGGCTCTGAACCCGTCTCGTTGA
- the LOC111805135 gene encoding tankyrase-2-like: MPPTYFPLRWESTGDQWWYASPIDWAAANGHYDLVRQLLRIDGNHLIKLTSLRRIRRLEMVWDDEEQFHDVAKCRSHVSRKLLMESESKQGKNSLIRAGYGGWLIYTAASAGDLAFVQELLARNPLLVFGEGEYGVTDILYAAARSKNSEVFRILYDFAVSPRFSTRREGGLEEHIREIPAAYKWEMMNRGVHAAARGSNLKILKDLLAECSDVLACRDAQGSTILHAAAGRGQVEVVEYLVQTFPIIDSVDHQGNTALHIAASRGQLAAVEALIAASPSSISLRNNAGETFLHKAISGFQXGIWGH, translated from the exons ATGCCTCCCACGTATTTCCCTCTCCGCTGGGAGAGCACTGGCGACCAGTGGTGGTACGCTTCTCCGATCGATTGGGCTGCTGCTAATGGCCACTACGATTTGGTTCGGCAGCTTCTTCGGATCGATGGTAACCATCTCATCAAACTTACATCTCTCCGTCGGATTCGTCGTCTCGAGATGGTTTGGGACGACGAAGAACAGTTTCACGATGTCGCAAAATGCCGCTCTCATGTTTCTCGAAAACTACTAATGGAGTCCGAATCGAAACAGGGGAAAAACTCTTTAATCCGGGCTGGTTACGGCGGATGGCTGATTTACACTGCCGCTTCCGCTGGCGATTTGGCGTTCGTTCAAGAACTTCTCGCCAGAAATCCTTTGCTTGTTTTCGGAGAGGGGGAATATGGGGTCACTGATATTCTCTACGCCGCCGCCCGAAGTAAGAACTCTGAGGTATTTCGAATTCTGTATGATTTTGCTGTCTCGCCGAGATTCTCAACGAGAAGAGAGGGTGGTTTGGAGGAGCACATAAGAGAGATTCCAGCTGCTTACAAATGGGAAATGATGAACAGGG GTGTTCATGCCGCTGCTAGAGGAAGTAACTTGAAGATTTTGAAGGACCTTCTTGCGGAGTGCTCCGACGTGTTGGCTTGCAGAGATGCCCAAGGTTCCACCATTTTACATGCAGCTGCTGGAAGAGGACAAGTTGAG GTGGTCGAATACCTTGTTCAAACATTCCCTATCATCGATTCCGTGGATCATCAGGGAAATACAGCATTGCATATAGCTGCTTCTAGGGGACAACTGGCTGCAGTTGAAGCTCTTATTGCTGCGTCTCCCTCATCCATCTCTTTAAGAAACAACGCGGGTGAAACCTTCTTGCATAAAGCCATATCTGGCTTCCAANGGGGAATATGGGGTCACTGA
- the LOC111803631 gene encoding uncharacterized protein LOC111803631 yields the protein MDAGEAARRMLVGSNYGNPIINPIMMRFRPIAPKPVAGASVSGDTSSIFKGRRKRKYVRVQGYNRKKKATRSNTTTTTTTEAAATTLQLLPERHVEIFGSGSPEAGLVSDLKRGAAAEEVWVTVECAREACIEGEEEERMKKLEEDTCPGFVSDGVDRVEWVNEALKRMVRQRRRSSEAGEEIEVRLRTRPILGYLGRSFTCQIKLHEDSSPIHILRPTL from the coding sequence ATGGATGCTGGTGAAGCGGCGCGTCGGATGCTTGTCGGATCTAATTATGGTAACCCGATTATCAATCCCATAATGATGAGATTCCGACCCATCGCGCCGAAGCCTGTCGCCGGAGCCTCTGTTTCCGGCGACACCTCATCGATATTCAAAggaaggaggaagaggaagtaCGTTAGGGTTCAGGGGTATaataggaagaagaaagctACAAGATCaaacaccaccaccaccaccaccaccgagGCCGCCGCGACGACGCTGCAACTGCTCCCGGAACGACACGTGGAGATCTTCGGAAGCGGATCTCCGGAGGCGGGGTTGGTATCAGATCTGAAGCGTGGAGCGGCGGCAGAGGAGGTGTGGGTGACGGTAGAATGCGCGAGGGAGGCGTGCATCGagggagaggaggaggagaggaTGAAGAAGCTAGAAGAGGACACGTGTCCAGGGTTCGTATCGGACGGTGTGGATAGAGTAGAGTGGGTAAACGAGGCGTTGAAAAGAATGGTGAGGCAAAGGCGGAGAAGCAGTGAGGCAGGTGAGGAAATAGAGGTAAGGCTGAGAACAAGGCCAATATTGGGTTACTTGGGGAGATCATTCACGTGCCAAATAAAGCTGCACGAGGACTCAAGCCCCATTCACATTCTTCGACCAACTTTATAG